The Trichosurus vulpecula isolate mTriVul1 chromosome 4, mTriVul1.pri, whole genome shotgun sequence genome contains a region encoding:
- the LOC118846872 gene encoding high affinity immunoglobulin epsilon receptor subunit alpha-like codes for MTIWPAAVVGMKDQHETYNKKAASTEDTSKPLLSLNPPWDRIFRGENVTLHCEGSSASHSNEIQWLHNGSNIPVQTPSYSITFATINNSGEYRCRTRDSALSDPMYLEVYSDCLLLQSSLPIMQEGEPLLLHCHGWKNQAVYKVTFYHKNKALKYWYENHNISIRHATVHNRGSYHCTGILWRINYTSEALYIDFHAEKGALSHMQFLLPLMMGILFVVDTALLVLTQKQLNFLIEKEKILASKDPAKADTEAESKAKSDNEAAFDPEPEPQPQPEPEPKYEPDPDPDLDPDLIPLSLKSDVTA; via the exons ATGACAATTTggccagcagctgttgtggggatgaaagaccagcATGAGACTTacaacaagaaggctgctagcacag AGGATACTTCAAAGCCTTTACTGTCCCTGAATCCTCCATGGGACAGAATTTTCAGGGGAGAGAATGTGACCCTTCACTGTGAGGGATCCAGTGCCTCACATAGCAATGAGATCCAGTGGCTCCACAATGGTTCCAACATCCCAGTTCAAACTCCCAGCTATAGCATCACTTTTGCCACCATCAACAACAGTGGAGAATATAGGTGCCGGACTCGTGATTCTGCCCTCAGTGACCCTATGTATCTAGAAGTCTATAGTG ACTGCCTGCTCCTCCAATCTTCACTTCCAATCATGCAAGAGGGAGAACCCCTACTTCTGCATTGCCATGGTTGGAAGAACCAAGCTGTCTACAAGGTGACTTTCTACCATAAAAACAAAGCTCTCAAATACTGGTATGAGAACCACAACATCTCCATTCGTCATGCCACAGTCCACAACAGAGGCTCCTACCACTGCACTGGCATCCTATGGAGGATAAATTACACCTCAGAGGCTCTGTACATTGATTTCCACGCTGAAAAAG GTGCTCTCAGCCATATGCAATTCCTACTCCCTCTGATGATGGGAATTCTATTTGTTGTGGACACAGCCCTGTTGGTTTTGACACAGAAACAACTAAATTTCCTCATTGAAAAGGAGAAGATCTTGGCATCCAAAGATCCTGCAAAGGCTGATACTGAGGCTGAGTCTAAGGCTAAGTCTGATAATGAAGCTGCTTTTGATCCTGAACCTGAACCTCAGCCTCAACCTGAACCTGAACCCAAATATGAACCTGATCCTGATCCTGATCTGGATCCTGACCTAATACCATTATCATTGAAATCTGATGTCACAGCATAA